A part of Antechinus flavipes isolate AdamAnt ecotype Samford, QLD, Australia chromosome 6, AdamAnt_v2, whole genome shotgun sequence genomic DNA contains:
- the VPS37C gene encoding vacuolar protein sorting-associated protein 37C isoform X2, with protein MHHHCSPRKMEELRTRTVEELEKLQDDPEEINRLVMESSEVQELQLEREMALATNRSLAERNLEFQAPLEISRSNLLDKYQELQKLVEKCQEQKARLEKFSSALQPGTLLDLLQVEGMKIEEESEAMAEKFLEGEVPLDTFLESFASMRMLSHLRRVRVEKLQELVRKPRASKEPARPVVPPRPVIETTTAVAEAPPTPPAAPAPPAVGPPYPLPYSPAPNLGVGPLAQGALPPSPFPVTTQPSYPYRGPSAYAPAQPAGAAPGRPWSPHSSPGPGAYPMARGPAPNPGYPQQAYFPAGGRPPYPTQAPAYPSQPQMPNFPRQPRPSGPPQPPYPTGPALPYGFSTPQGPVWPGY; from the exons ATGCATCATCA CTGTTCCCCAAGGAAGATGGAAGAACTGAGGACCCGGACAGTGGAGGAGCTGGAGAAGTTGCAGGATGACCCAGAAGAGATCAACCGCCTGGTCATGGAGTCCTCCGAG GTCCAGGAGCTGCAGCTGGAGCGGGAGATGGCGCTCGCCACCAACCGGAGCTTGGCCGAGCGCAACCTCGAGTTCCAGGCGCCCCTGGAGATCAGCCGCTCCAACCTCCTGGACAAGTACCAGGAGCTGCAGAAGCTGGTGGAGAAGTGCCAGGAGCAGAAGGCCCGGCTGG AGAAATTCTCCTCAGCGTTGCAGCCGGGAACCTTGCTGGACCTTCTGCAGGTGGAAGGCATGAAAATCGAAGAAGAGTCGGAG GCCATGGCTGAGAAGTTCTTGGAGGGGGAGGTGCCCTTGGATACATTTCTCGAGAGCTTCGCCTCCATGAGGATGTTGTCCCATTTGCGCCGAGTTCGAGTGGAGAAGCTTCAGGAGTTGGTGCGGAAGCCCAGGGCCTCCAAAGAGCCAGCCAGGCCCGTGGTCCCACCTCGGCCGGTCATCGAGACGACCACTGCTGTGGCAGaggccccccccaccccccccgcCGCCCCTGCGCCCCCTGCGGTGGGccccccctaccccctcccctacagCCCCGCCCCTAACCTGGGTGTGGGCCCCCTGGCCCAAGGAGCTCTGCCTCCGAGCCCTTTCCCCGTCACCACCCAGCCCTCCTACCCTTACCGGGGCCCTTCCGCCTATGCACCAGCGCAGCCCGCAGGGGCCGCCCCGGGGCGCCCGTGGTCCCCTCACTCCTCCCCCGGACCGGGGGCGTATCCCATGGCCCGAGGCCCGGCTCCCAACCCAGGCTACCCGCAGCAGGCCTATTTCCCGGCAGGAGGAAGGCCCCCTTACCCGACTCAGGCCCCTGCCTACCCAAGCCAGCCCCAGATGCCGAATTTTCCGAGGCAGCCCCGACCCTCGGGGCCTCCTCAGCCCCCATACCCAACAGGCCCCGCGCTCCCCTATGGGTTTTCCACACCGCAGGGGCCCGTCTGGCCTGGGTACTAG
- the VPS37C gene encoding vacuolar protein sorting-associated protein 37C isoform X4 yields MEGGAGSRSFGGGGLLCLTASGRRLAHSCAGGDEEEKFSSALQPGTLLDLLQVEGMKIEEESEAMAEKFLEGEVPLDTFLESFASMRMLSHLRRVRVEKLQELVRKPRASKEPARPVVPPRPVIETTTAVAEAPPTPPAAPAPPAVGPPYPLPYSPAPNLGVGPLAQGALPPSPFPVTTQPSYPYRGPSAYAPAQPAGAAPGRPWSPHSSPGPGAYPMARGPAPNPGYPQQAYFPAGGRPPYPTQAPAYPSQPQMPNFPRQPRPSGPPQPPYPTGPALPYGFSTPQGPVWPGY; encoded by the exons ATGGAGGGCGGGGCTGGAAGCAGGAGCTTCGGGGGAGGGGGGCTCTTGTGCCTAACTGCCAGTGGGAGGCGGTTGGCCCACAGTTGTGCTGGTGGGGATGAGGAAG AGAAATTCTCCTCAGCGTTGCAGCCGGGAACCTTGCTGGACCTTCTGCAGGTGGAAGGCATGAAAATCGAAGAAGAGTCGGAG GCCATGGCTGAGAAGTTCTTGGAGGGGGAGGTGCCCTTGGATACATTTCTCGAGAGCTTCGCCTCCATGAGGATGTTGTCCCATTTGCGCCGAGTTCGAGTGGAGAAGCTTCAGGAGTTGGTGCGGAAGCCCAGGGCCTCCAAAGAGCCAGCCAGGCCCGTGGTCCCACCTCGGCCGGTCATCGAGACGACCACTGCTGTGGCAGaggccccccccaccccccccgcCGCCCCTGCGCCCCCTGCGGTGGGccccccctaccccctcccctacagCCCCGCCCCTAACCTGGGTGTGGGCCCCCTGGCCCAAGGAGCTCTGCCTCCGAGCCCTTTCCCCGTCACCACCCAGCCCTCCTACCCTTACCGGGGCCCTTCCGCCTATGCACCAGCGCAGCCCGCAGGGGCCGCCCCGGGGCGCCCGTGGTCCCCTCACTCCTCCCCCGGACCGGGGGCGTATCCCATGGCCCGAGGCCCGGCTCCCAACCCAGGCTACCCGCAGCAGGCCTATTTCCCGGCAGGAGGAAGGCCCCCTTACCCGACTCAGGCCCCTGCCTACCCAAGCCAGCCCCAGATGCCGAATTTTCCGAGGCAGCCCCGACCCTCGGGGCCTCCTCAGCCCCCATACCCAACAGGCCCCGCGCTCCCCTATGGGTTTTCCACACCGCAGGGGCCCGTCTGGCCTGGGTACTAG
- the VPS37C gene encoding vacuolar protein sorting-associated protein 37C isoform X1 yields the protein MGDFVFVLAGCSPRKMEELRTRTVEELEKLQDDPEEINRLVMESSEVQELQLEREMALATNRSLAERNLEFQAPLEISRSNLLDKYQELQKLVEKCQEQKARLEKFSSALQPGTLLDLLQVEGMKIEEESEAMAEKFLEGEVPLDTFLESFASMRMLSHLRRVRVEKLQELVRKPRASKEPARPVVPPRPVIETTTAVAEAPPTPPAAPAPPAVGPPYPLPYSPAPNLGVGPLAQGALPPSPFPVTTQPSYPYRGPSAYAPAQPAGAAPGRPWSPHSSPGPGAYPMARGPAPNPGYPQQAYFPAGGRPPYPTQAPAYPSQPQMPNFPRQPRPSGPPQPPYPTGPALPYGFSTPQGPVWPGY from the exons ATGGGAGACTTTGTCTTTGTGTTGGCTGG CTGTTCCCCAAGGAAGATGGAAGAACTGAGGACCCGGACAGTGGAGGAGCTGGAGAAGTTGCAGGATGACCCAGAAGAGATCAACCGCCTGGTCATGGAGTCCTCCGAG GTCCAGGAGCTGCAGCTGGAGCGGGAGATGGCGCTCGCCACCAACCGGAGCTTGGCCGAGCGCAACCTCGAGTTCCAGGCGCCCCTGGAGATCAGCCGCTCCAACCTCCTGGACAAGTACCAGGAGCTGCAGAAGCTGGTGGAGAAGTGCCAGGAGCAGAAGGCCCGGCTGG AGAAATTCTCCTCAGCGTTGCAGCCGGGAACCTTGCTGGACCTTCTGCAGGTGGAAGGCATGAAAATCGAAGAAGAGTCGGAG GCCATGGCTGAGAAGTTCTTGGAGGGGGAGGTGCCCTTGGATACATTTCTCGAGAGCTTCGCCTCCATGAGGATGTTGTCCCATTTGCGCCGAGTTCGAGTGGAGAAGCTTCAGGAGTTGGTGCGGAAGCCCAGGGCCTCCAAAGAGCCAGCCAGGCCCGTGGTCCCACCTCGGCCGGTCATCGAGACGACCACTGCTGTGGCAGaggccccccccaccccccccgcCGCCCCTGCGCCCCCTGCGGTGGGccccccctaccccctcccctacagCCCCGCCCCTAACCTGGGTGTGGGCCCCCTGGCCCAAGGAGCTCTGCCTCCGAGCCCTTTCCCCGTCACCACCCAGCCCTCCTACCCTTACCGGGGCCCTTCCGCCTATGCACCAGCGCAGCCCGCAGGGGCCGCCCCGGGGCGCCCGTGGTCCCCTCACTCCTCCCCCGGACCGGGGGCGTATCCCATGGCCCGAGGCCCGGCTCCCAACCCAGGCTACCCGCAGCAGGCCTATTTCCCGGCAGGAGGAAGGCCCCCTTACCCGACTCAGGCCCCTGCCTACCCAAGCCAGCCCCAGATGCCGAATTTTCCGAGGCAGCCCCGACCCTCGGGGCCTCCTCAGCCCCCATACCCAACAGGCCCCGCGCTCCCCTATGGGTTTTCCACACCGCAGGGGCCCGTCTGGCCTGGGTACTAG
- the VPS37C gene encoding vacuolar protein sorting-associated protein 37C isoform X3 translates to MEELRTRTVEELEKLQDDPEEINRLVMESSEVQELQLEREMALATNRSLAERNLEFQAPLEISRSNLLDKYQELQKLVEKCQEQKARLEKFSSALQPGTLLDLLQVEGMKIEEESEAMAEKFLEGEVPLDTFLESFASMRMLSHLRRVRVEKLQELVRKPRASKEPARPVVPPRPVIETTTAVAEAPPTPPAAPAPPAVGPPYPLPYSPAPNLGVGPLAQGALPPSPFPVTTQPSYPYRGPSAYAPAQPAGAAPGRPWSPHSSPGPGAYPMARGPAPNPGYPQQAYFPAGGRPPYPTQAPAYPSQPQMPNFPRQPRPSGPPQPPYPTGPALPYGFSTPQGPVWPGY, encoded by the exons ATGGAAGAACTGAGGACCCGGACAGTGGAGGAGCTGGAGAAGTTGCAGGATGACCCAGAAGAGATCAACCGCCTGGTCATGGAGTCCTCCGAG GTCCAGGAGCTGCAGCTGGAGCGGGAGATGGCGCTCGCCACCAACCGGAGCTTGGCCGAGCGCAACCTCGAGTTCCAGGCGCCCCTGGAGATCAGCCGCTCCAACCTCCTGGACAAGTACCAGGAGCTGCAGAAGCTGGTGGAGAAGTGCCAGGAGCAGAAGGCCCGGCTGG AGAAATTCTCCTCAGCGTTGCAGCCGGGAACCTTGCTGGACCTTCTGCAGGTGGAAGGCATGAAAATCGAAGAAGAGTCGGAG GCCATGGCTGAGAAGTTCTTGGAGGGGGAGGTGCCCTTGGATACATTTCTCGAGAGCTTCGCCTCCATGAGGATGTTGTCCCATTTGCGCCGAGTTCGAGTGGAGAAGCTTCAGGAGTTGGTGCGGAAGCCCAGGGCCTCCAAAGAGCCAGCCAGGCCCGTGGTCCCACCTCGGCCGGTCATCGAGACGACCACTGCTGTGGCAGaggccccccccaccccccccgcCGCCCCTGCGCCCCCTGCGGTGGGccccccctaccccctcccctacagCCCCGCCCCTAACCTGGGTGTGGGCCCCCTGGCCCAAGGAGCTCTGCCTCCGAGCCCTTTCCCCGTCACCACCCAGCCCTCCTACCCTTACCGGGGCCCTTCCGCCTATGCACCAGCGCAGCCCGCAGGGGCCGCCCCGGGGCGCCCGTGGTCCCCTCACTCCTCCCCCGGACCGGGGGCGTATCCCATGGCCCGAGGCCCGGCTCCCAACCCAGGCTACCCGCAGCAGGCCTATTTCCCGGCAGGAGGAAGGCCCCCTTACCCGACTCAGGCCCCTGCCTACCCAAGCCAGCCCCAGATGCCGAATTTTCCGAGGCAGCCCCGACCCTCGGGGCCTCCTCAGCCCCCATACCCAACAGGCCCCGCGCTCCCCTATGGGTTTTCCACACCGCAGGGGCCCGTCTGGCCTGGGTACTAG